Proteins from a single region of Hermetia illucens chromosome 3, iHerIll2.2.curated.20191125, whole genome shotgun sequence:
- the LOC119651553 gene encoding xaa-Pro aminopeptidase ApepP: protein MHSAYIWWAALYMVLCSVLFSECFAARLTGIERESCSYRKGKVLQPVSVNRLRLQELREQMLIRATIEGPEIDAYIIPSYDEHQNEEVAERDQRLQYLTGFTGSNGMAAVTAKHAALWVNDRYIRQASGELNCEWDLFHSAGNVSILDWLGSMLKPEMRVGADPHLIPFAVWRQWEKELYFKHFLYLVKVNNNLIDVIWGASRPPVEDNRIRVHETRYSGEKWKSKITALRSTLRNMNCDAMVVTSLPEIAYILNLRGSDIPYTPVFKGYLVVAHDRIILYTHENKMRLDVEIHLESGFCYNDMCVSVKDYHVIWRDIRTFSQLWKRVLIPAHCIFDLGASEAIHSAFNRTIVYEAISPIIFMKAQKNSVERAGMHTAHIRDAAAMCDVMSYLEERFALGDAWTEMKIKREVDRSRKSQDHSEGLSFSTVVAFGPHSSLPYYAPSNITDIEVTDESTLVIDSGGQYLDGTTDVARTFHFGEPTEEMKKAYTNVLAGIIRLSTLKFPENIWPSELDAFSRSSVWDSMSDYPHATGHGIGSYSSVRESPIDISYTAKQRFNFKEGYFFSNEPGFYKNGDFGIRLENVLEVVDTGHTHPSGVRFLKFQGVTLVPYEPKLIDKTLLSVPQKRWLNEYNAKIRELVGEELKRQSNMPAFYWMMNKTRHIREYLPREEYNGENDKNIADYLKSYKLIVFIVLVCSQAFYLM, encoded by the exons CTTCAACCTGTCAGCGTAAACAGGCTCCGATTGCAAGAGTTACGCGAACAAATGCTAATTCGGGCCACAATTGAAGGACCCGAAATAGATGCTTACATCATTCCATCCTATGACGAACATCAAAATGAAGAAGTTGCTGAAAGGGATCAACGTTTACAATATTTGACAGGATTCACAGGATCCAACGGTATGGCTGCTGTCACCGCAAAACACGCTGCATTATGGGTCAACGATCGCTACATTCGCCAAGCAAGTGGCGAACTCAATTGTGAATGGGATTTATTCCATAGCGCTGGAAATGTATCTATCTTAGATTGGCTAGGA TCAATGCTTAAACCAGAAATGAGAGTTGGAGCTGATCCCCATTTGATACCATTCGCTGTATGGAGGCAATGGGAGAAGGAGCTTTATTTTAAACACTTTCTGTATTTAGTGAAAGTGAATAATAACCTCATTGATGTCATATGGGGCGCTAGCAGACCGCCTGTAGAAGATAATCGAATTCGAGTCCATGAAACCAGATACTCAGGTGAAAAGTGGAAATCGAAAATCACAGCTCTCCGTTCAACGCTACGTAATATGAACTGTGATGCCATGGTTGTGACTTCTCTACCAGAGATCGCCTACATATTAAACCTGCGTGGAAGCGACATTCCCTACACCCCCGTCTTCAAG GGTTATCTAGTAGTGGCACATGACCGGATTATATTATATACACATGAAAATAAAATGCGACTGGACGTGGAAATACATCTTGAATCTGGATTTTGTTACAATGATATGTGTGTTTC AGTCAAAGATTATCATGTGATCTGGAGAGACATCCGTACATTCTCTCAGCTCTGGAAGAGAGTTCTTATTCCAGCTCATTGTATTTTCGATTTGGGTGCTTCAGAGGCTATTCATTCAGCATTTAACAGGACTATCGTTTATGAAGCCATCTCACCGATAATATTTATGAAAGCCCAAAAGAATTCAGTGGAACGTGCTGGGATGCACACTGCTCACATAAGGGATGCAGCGGCAATGTGTGATGTTATGAGCTATCTTGAAGAAAGG TTTGCTCTAGGAGATGCCTGGacggaaatgaaaatcaaacgGGAAGTAGATCGTTCGCGAAAATCACAGGATCACTCGGAGGGTTTGTCCTTCAGTACCGTCGTCGCTTTTGGTCCTCACAGTTCGCTTCCATATTATGCCCCAAGCAATATAACAGATATTGAGGTAACAGATGAAAGTACCCTGGTTATTGACTCTGGCGGCCAGTATTTAGATGGAACAACTGATGTAGCGAGGACATTCCATTTTGGGGAACcaactgaagaaatgaaaaagGCCTACACGAACGTTCTTGCTGGAATTATCCGTTTATCAACTCTCAAATTCCCAGAAAACATATGGCCATCAGAATTGGATGCTTTTTCAAG AAGTAGTGTCTGGGATTCAATGAGTGATTACCCTCACGCGACTGGGCACGGAATTGGGTCATATTCGTCAGTACGTGAAT CCCCCATTGATATTTCATACACAGCTAAGCAGAGGTTCAATTTTAAGGAAGGCTACTTCTTCTCAAACG agccTGGTTTCTACAAAAATGGAGATTTTGGAATACGCCTTGAGAACGTCTTAGAGGTTGTGGACACTGGACATACGCATCCATCTGGAGTTAGGTTTCTCAAATTTCAAGGAGTAACCCTAGTGCCTTACGAACCGAAATTAATTGACAAGACATTGTTAAGCGTCCCACAG AAACGATGGTTAAACGAATACAATGCTAAAATACGCGAACTTGTTGGAGAGGAGCTAAAACGACAGAGTAATATGCCAGCGTTTTACTGGATGATGAACAAAACACGACATATTCGGGAATACCTACCAAGGGAAGAATATAATGGAGAAAACGATAAAAATATTGCAGACTATTTGAAATCGTACAAGTTGATAGTGTTCATAGTATTAGTATGTAGTCAAGCATTCTACCTAATGTGA